A stretch of the Aminipila terrae genome encodes the following:
- the thiM gene encoding hydroxyethylthiazole kinase, producing MFKEILENVRKASPLIHNITNYVTVNDCANILLACGASPIMADDWEEVEEITSICGGLNINIGTLNQRIICSMILAGKKSNELDHPVILDPVGAGASKLRTETSGKLLDQVKLTVVRGNISEIRTLALGKGTTKGVDADIADRITEENIDNAVRFAKDFSGKIKAVVAITGAIDIVADSEKAYIIRNGHPMMSKITGTGCMLTAMTAAYLVANRGCSLEATAAATCAMGLCGELALDRLSKNDGNSTYRNYIIDEVFNLDGEKLEKGAKYEVR from the coding sequence ATGTTTAAAGAAATTCTTGAAAATGTACGAAAGGCAAGTCCCCTGATTCACAATATAACCAATTATGTTACTGTAAATGACTGCGCCAATATTTTGCTGGCATGCGGCGCTTCCCCTATTATGGCAGATGACTGGGAAGAGGTTGAAGAAATCACCAGTATCTGTGGTGGGTTAAATATAAACATAGGGACCCTTAATCAGCGTATCATTTGTTCCATGATTCTGGCAGGAAAAAAGTCTAATGAATTAGATCATCCGGTTATTCTGGATCCAGTGGGTGCTGGTGCTTCTAAATTAAGGACAGAAACATCAGGTAAACTGCTTGATCAGGTAAAGTTGACAGTAGTTCGGGGAAATATATCGGAAATCAGAACTCTTGCGCTTGGTAAGGGAACTACCAAAGGCGTAGATGCAGATATAGCAGACAGGATAACTGAAGAAAACATAGATAATGCAGTCAGGTTTGCAAAGGATTTTTCAGGAAAAATAAAAGCAGTTGTAGCCATAACAGGAGCCATTGATATTGTGGCAGATTCGGAAAAAGCCTATATAATCCGTAATGGTCACCCAATGATGAGTAAGATAACAGGGACTGGCTGTATGCTGACCGCCATGACAGCGGCTTATCTTGTAGCCAATAGGGGCTGCTCCTTAGAAGCAACGGCTGCCGCTACTTGCGCTATGGGGTTGTGCGGAGAACTGGCACTAGACCGGCTAAGCAAGAATGATGGCAATTCTACTTATAGAAATTATATTATTGACGAAGTTTTTAATCTGGATGGAGAAAAATTGGAAAAAGGAGCAAAATATGAAGTGCGATGA
- the thiE gene encoding thiamine phosphate synthase encodes MDFEEFLQEALKIKQLCSAYNVPFIVNDNVSVAIKCNADGIHVGQSDMEASHVRDLIGENMILGVSVQTVEQALAAEKRGADYLGVGTIFTTSTKPDADFVSLDTLKAICKQVSIPVVAIGGIGADNISQLQGTAIAGVALVSAIFASENIQSQSEKLRELSERVVKK; translated from the coding sequence CTGGACTTTGAAGAATTTTTACAGGAGGCTTTAAAGATTAAGCAGCTATGTTCAGCCTATAATGTGCCTTTTATCGTGAATGACAATGTATCCGTTGCTATAAAATGTAACGCAGACGGCATACACGTGGGGCAAAGTGATATGGAAGCTTCTCATGTTCGAGATTTAATTGGTGAAAATATGATTCTGGGTGTATCCGTTCAAACCGTGGAACAGGCCCTGGCAGCAGAGAAAAGAGGTGCGGATTATCTGGGTGTAGGCACTATTTTTACTACATCAACCAAACCAGATGCTGATTTTGTAAGTCTTGATACCTTAAAAGCAATTTGTAAACAAGTTTCAATACCAGTAGTTGCCATTGGGGGCATTGGTGCTGACAATATTTCACAGCTGCAGGGAACAGCCATTGCAGGTGTAGCGTTAGTTTCAGCCATATTTGCCAGTGAAAATATCCAGTCCCAGTCAGAAAAATTACGGGAGTTATCAGAAAGGGTGGTAAAAAAATGA
- a CDS encoding HAD family hydrolase yields the protein MNIEGAIFDLDGTLLDSMPVWDTLAEDYIQSIGKNPKAGLREKVSDMSLVQAADYFISEYGISASQEEILNQFNEMLSDFYIKKAKVKKGVKEFLGLLKNRNVKMCVVTATEKILAEKALKNNEMEEYFQYIFTCTEMGYGKDSVEIFNQALNALDTCKDKTYVFEDALYAIETAKKAGMKVVAVFDKSSAEKKQQIEGKADIYINSFLEMEDYFD from the coding sequence ATGAATATAGAAGGCGCGATTTTTGATCTGGATGGGACTTTATTAGATTCCATGCCCGTATGGGACACTCTAGCAGAAGATTACATTCAATCCATTGGAAAGAACCCCAAGGCGGGATTAAGAGAAAAGGTTTCAGATATGAGCCTTGTACAGGCGGCAGATTACTTTATTTCTGAATATGGCATATCTGCCAGCCAGGAAGAGATTTTAAATCAATTTAATGAAATGTTATCTGACTTTTATATAAAAAAGGCAAAAGTAAAAAAAGGTGTAAAGGAGTTTTTAGGACTCTTGAAAAATAGAAATGTTAAAATGTGTGTTGTTACTGCTACAGAAAAAATACTGGCTGAAAAAGCGCTTAAAAACAATGAAATGGAGGAATATTTTCAGTATATTTTCACCTGTACTGAAATGGGATACGGAAAAGACAGTGTAGAAATATTTAACCAAGCATTAAATGCACTGGATACCTGCAAAGACAAAACATATGTTTTTGAAGATGCATTATATGCAATTGAAACAGCAAAAAAGGCAGGAATGAAAGTTGTCGCAGTATTTGATAAAAGTTCTGCGGAAAAAAAGCAACAGATTGAGGGTAAAGCAGATATATATATTAATTCATTTTTAGAGATGGAGGATTATTTTGATTAA
- the thiD gene encoding bifunctional hydroxymethylpyrimidine kinase/phosphomethylpyrimidine kinase, with translation MIKKVLTIAGSDCSGGAGIQADIKTITAHKMYAMSAITALTAQNTTGVYGILDADPEFIGKQIDCIFQDIRPDAVKIGMVSNSRTIEIIVEKLIQYQAENIVIDPVMVSTSGSELLCYEARKTLIDKLLPLGTLITPNIPEAQVICGFKIESEEDMVRAAVCIWEKIHGAVLIKGGHLVHEAADLLYANNQRHWFREERVHTVNTHGTGCTLSSAIACNLADGNSLDESIKKAKKYLTGALKTGLNIGKGSGPLEHTYCLQLL, from the coding sequence TTGATTAAGAAGGTATTAACTATTGCAGGCTCTGACTGCAGTGGAGGTGCAGGAATACAGGCAGATATCAAAACCATAACTGCGCATAAAATGTATGCTATGAGTGCCATTACTGCATTAACTGCGCAAAATACAACAGGAGTTTATGGGATTTTAGACGCGGATCCAGAGTTCATAGGAAAGCAGATTGACTGCATATTTCAGGATATAAGGCCAGATGCAGTAAAAATAGGTATGGTTTCCAACAGTAGAACAATTGAAATCATAGTGGAAAAACTAATACAATATCAGGCAGAAAATATCGTTATTGATCCAGTTATGGTCTCTACAAGTGGAAGTGAACTGTTATGCTATGAGGCGAGAAAAACTTTAATAGATAAGTTATTACCTCTGGGAACCCTTATAACGCCAAACATTCCAGAGGCTCAGGTGATTTGTGGATTTAAGATTGAAAGTGAAGAGGATATGGTCAGGGCTGCTGTATGCATATGGGAAAAGATTCATGGTGCAGTACTTATAAAGGGTGGGCATTTAGTTCATGAAGCGGCAGATTTACTTTATGCAAATAACCAGAGACACTGGTTTAGAGAAGAAAGAGTTCACACAGTCAATACTCATGGTACAGGCTGTACATTGTCCTCTGCTATTGCCTGCAATTTAGCAGATGGTAACAGCCTGGATGAAAGCATAAAAAAAGCAAAAAAATATTTAACAGGAGCATTAAAAACAGGACTGAATATAGGAAAAGGTTCGGGCCCTTTAGAACATACCTATTGCCTGCAATTGCTGTAA
- a CDS encoding MGDG synthase family glycosyltransferase, whose product MNILILTGHFGMGHFSAAEALKQEILSKEPEANVDVVDILDYMLPNLSRIIYGTFNFMVSKCSGIYNFFYEESAKYVQAPFKRAFIKKVDRLLNRYQPELIISTLPVCSQYISAYKGMRFCNVPLHTYITDIKAHEEWIAKNTDMYFVGSKSTKNTLISKGIPSEKIVISGIPVKPVFKEGNGSKKAADTKKVLIMGGGLGLIPSSGKLLEKLGENKSIHVTVITGKNEKLYLKLKRKYPDIEVIGYTDKVHEYMRKADIIITKSGGITTFEAINCETPLYIIKPFLSQELGNAEFIESLNIGRVLWSKNIDAADDFLSLMENEHLLCNMRDNMRRIKKHLDLRSPLIFSGLKGDNPCF is encoded by the coding sequence ATGAATATTTTAATTTTAACAGGACACTTTGGCATGGGACATTTTTCAGCAGCAGAGGCATTGAAACAGGAAATCCTTTCAAAAGAACCTGAAGCAAACGTGGATGTAGTTGATATTTTAGATTACATGTTACCGAATTTAAGTCGCATCATTTATGGAACATTTAACTTTATGGTGAGCAAATGTTCCGGTATATATAACTTTTTTTATGAAGAATCTGCAAAATACGTTCAGGCCCCATTTAAAAGGGCATTCATTAAAAAGGTAGATCGATTATTAAACCGATATCAACCAGAACTCATTATTTCTACGCTGCCAGTCTGCTCACAGTATATTTCCGCATACAAAGGCATGAGATTCTGCAATGTACCTCTTCATACTTATATCACCGATATAAAAGCACATGAAGAGTGGATAGCAAAAAACACCGATATGTATTTTGTAGGGAGCAAAAGTACCAAAAATACGCTTATTTCAAAGGGTATTCCTTCAGAAAAAATTGTCATTTCAGGTATTCCGGTTAAACCCGTATTTAAAGAAGGCAATGGGAGTAAAAAGGCAGCAGATACAAAAAAAGTTCTGATTATGGGAGGAGGACTTGGGTTAATACCCTCTTCAGGAAAGCTTCTGGAAAAGCTGGGTGAAAACAAATCCATCCACGTTACAGTTATTACTGGCAAAAATGAAAAATTATATTTAAAATTGAAAAGAAAGTATCCGGATATTGAGGTTATCGGATACACAGATAAAGTGCATGAATACATGAGAAAAGCTGATATCATTATAACAAAATCAGGAGGCATTACTACCTTTGAGGCTATTAACTGTGAGACACCATTATATATAATAAAACCATTTTTATCTCAGGAATTGGGAAATGCAGAATTTATTGAAAGCTTAAATATAGGAAGAGTTTTATGGTCCAAAAATATAGATGCAGCAGATGATTTTCTTTCATTAATGGAGAATGAGCATCTTTTATGTAATATGCGGGATAATATGAGAAGGATAAAAAAGCATTTAGATTTACGCTCACCTTTGATATTTTCAGGTTTAAAGGGGGACAATCCATGCTTTTAA
- a CDS encoding polysaccharide deacetylase family protein, with the protein MDKHKIKATFFVVAKFAEDNPQLIERMKREGHLIGFHSLEHRNALCQTPGYTKNDFNQSEHIFRHLGLNIRFFRPPWGHLNTETLACVKQYGYKTVLWNVMAEDWRGNTTWQEIAEKLKRRTRNGDIICLHDGRGKNDAPGRTIKALEDVLPLWISEGYHFARMDEKYE; encoded by the coding sequence TTGGATAAACATAAGATAAAAGCCACCTTTTTTGTAGTGGCAAAGTTTGCAGAGGATAATCCGCAGCTGATTGAAAGAATGAAAAGAGAGGGGCACTTAATTGGGTTTCACTCTTTAGAACATAGAAATGCATTATGTCAGACACCTGGTTACACAAAAAACGATTTTAATCAGAGTGAACATATATTCAGACATCTGGGACTGAATATCCGGTTTTTCAGACCCCCCTGGGGTCACTTAAATACAGAAACCTTAGCCTGTGTTAAACAGTATGGATATAAAACGGTATTATGGAATGTTATGGCTGAGGACTGGAGGGGAAATACCACCTGGCAGGAGATTGCAGAAAAATTAAAAAGAAGAACCAGAAATGGGGATATAATATGCCTTCATGACGGGAGAGGAAAGAATGATGCCCCAGGGAGAACCATAAAGGCTTTGGAAGATGTGCTGCCCCTTTGGATTTCTGAAGGTTATCATTTTGCAAGAATGGATGAAAAATATGAGTAA
- a CDS encoding lysylphosphatidylglycerol synthase transmembrane domain-containing protein yields the protein MSKLNYLKKIFINGGFFILLLVITFYLIFRHQNIGEIIHTVTKVNPVCIIIAVGCMCMFVFCEAVNIGRTLRIYSYNTSLAKCIKYALAGFFFSAITPMASGSQPAQIYYMYRDGIEISHSALALMMELGSFQLITVVMAVLAYIAKFSFFSAAGYQIKYILLVGVILNTLILIIILMAFFSKTLLQKCINGILLLLKKLHFKKIEQKRAKINNQVELYHEGAAAFKNNKITVLKIILTTFLQVVAFHSIPFWIYKAFGYNEYHFLTVLAIQAVLYITASAIPVPGSVGASESGFILVYRTLFPAQVLNSAMLLSRGISFYLFVCISGTFLLIFHIVNRGSHMDYKKAAILKNKETV from the coding sequence ATGAGTAAATTAAATTATTTGAAAAAAATCTTTATAAACGGTGGATTTTTTATCCTGCTGCTTGTCATTACATTCTATTTAATATTCCGTCATCAGAATATTGGAGAAATCATACATACAGTAACAAAGGTAAATCCAGTTTGTATCATAATTGCAGTGGGCTGTATGTGTATGTTTGTCTTTTGTGAGGCCGTAAATATCGGTCGTACCCTTAGAATATACAGCTATAATACTTCTTTGGCCAAATGCATTAAATATGCCCTGGCAGGTTTCTTTTTCAGTGCCATTACACCCATGGCTTCAGGAAGTCAGCCTGCCCAGATCTATTATATGTACAGAGATGGCATTGAAATTTCCCATTCTGCACTGGCATTGATGATGGAGCTGGGAAGTTTCCAGCTGATTACAGTTGTTATGGCAGTGCTGGCTTATATAGCAAAATTTTCTTTCTTTAGTGCTGCAGGATATCAGATAAAATATATTCTTCTGGTGGGAGTTATACTAAATACTCTGATACTGATAATCATTTTAATGGCCTTTTTTTCAAAAACCCTTTTGCAAAAGTGTATTAATGGAATTTTGCTGCTGCTTAAGAAATTACATTTTAAGAAAATTGAACAAAAGAGAGCAAAAATTAATAATCAGGTTGAACTATATCATGAAGGGGCTGCAGCTTTTAAGAATAATAAAATAACCGTGTTAAAGATTATACTGACTACCTTTCTGCAGGTGGTAGCCTTTCACAGCATTCCATTTTGGATTTACAAGGCATTTGGATATAATGAATATCATTTTCTGACAGTACTGGCCATACAGGCTGTTTTGTATATTACTGCATCGGCAATCCCTGTACCTGGATCTGTTGGGGCAAGCGAGAGTGGATTTATACTGGTTTACCGGACTTTATTTCCTGCACAGGTGCTTAATTCAGCCATGCTGCTTAGCAGAGGAATCAGCTTTTATCTTTTCGTATGTATAAGTGGTACTTTCCTTTTAATTTTCCATATTGTAAACAGAGGTTCACATATGGATTATAAAAAGGCAGCAATTTTAAAAAACAAAGAGACTGTCTGA
- the deoD gene encoding purine-nucleoside phosphorylase, with the protein MSTHINAAKKGDIAESILLPGDPLRAKFIAENFLNSPKLYNEIRGMYGYTGTYKGVPVSVQGTGMGMPSMGIYSWELITEYGVQNLIRIGTAGSFHQDVKIGDVVLGIAASTDSNYIHAFDVPGNYAPNASWDLLLKAHEANKDLGVSLKAGNIVSCDVFYEFGDWWKRWANMNVLAVEMEAAALYMNAAYNKVNALAMMTISDHFITGEHSTSEERQHSFTDMMKLALEMCIK; encoded by the coding sequence ATGAGTACACATATTAATGCTGCTAAAAAAGGTGACATTGCTGAATCCATATTACTTCCAGGAGATCCTCTTCGAGCTAAATTTATTGCAGAAAATTTTTTAAATAGTCCAAAATTATATAATGAAATCCGTGGCATGTACGGTTATACCGGAACCTATAAAGGAGTTCCCGTTTCTGTTCAGGGTACTGGCATGGGTATGCCATCCATGGGTATTTATTCCTGGGAATTAATCACTGAGTACGGTGTTCAGAATCTGATCAGAATCGGTACTGCTGGTTCTTTCCACCAGGATGTGAAAATTGGTGATGTGGTTCTTGGTATTGCTGCATCAACTGACTCAAACTATATTCATGCTTTCGATGTTCCAGGAAACTATGCGCCAAATGCCAGCTGGGATTTACTGTTAAAGGCCCATGAAGCAAATAAAGACTTAGGAGTTTCCCTGAAAGCCGGAAATATCGTTTCCTGTGATGTCTTCTATGAATTTGGAGACTGGTGGAAAAGATGGGCAAATATGAACGTACTTGCTGTAGAGATGGAAGCTGCTGCCCTTTATATGAACGCTGCATATAACAAAGTAAACGCACTTGCTATGATGACAATCAGTGACCACTTTATTACGGGTGAACATTCTACCAGTGAAGAAAGACAACATTCTTTTACAGATATGATGAAGCTTGCCTTAGAAATGTGCATTAAATAA
- a CDS encoding AMP-binding protein: MDGFLFCYCKWSGQGSALDKELSKEEIINLLTTADCKAIFYTSSYKNTFKDVDIPHKFQMEVYSKKAQHDQENTWEYLMEEGRKMLGKGDRRYVDMILDPMEVRMLLFTSGTTDVPKAVMLCHKNIVSNVQDISRIVKLKEDDRALSILPIHHTFESSVGIMVVLFQGGSVAFYEGLKYVVKNLAEAQATLLVGVPLIFESMYNKIWKQAEKSDMTKALNMAVKLHKTLKKVGIDARKKIFKSVYSNFGGRLRMIVTGAAAISPNVVRGFQDLGIEIVMGYGLTEAAPLVSGTPDFTDRYGKAGSVGQVVPSGQLQIIDKNEDGIGEIIFKGPNVMLGYYNMPEKTAEVLKDGWFHTGDLGFVDENGCLYLTGRKKNVIVTKTGKNIYPEEIEEYLTKIPYIEECMVYGTDNDETGETIVSVQIRPAYETINDDFGCSDDQDEVYKLLKGKIADLNQTLPNYKRIRHIVIRNAEFVKTTTHKIKRQENVIE; encoded by the coding sequence ATGGATGGTTTCTTATTTTGCTATTGTAAATGGAGTGGGCAAGGTAGTGCCCTTGACAAGGAATTAAGTAAGGAAGAAATCATCAACCTGCTTACCACTGCAGACTGTAAAGCTATTTTCTATACTTCCTCCTATAAAAATACATTTAAAGATGTGGATATTCCCCATAAATTCCAAATGGAAGTTTACTCAAAAAAAGCGCAGCATGATCAGGAAAATACGTGGGAGTATCTGATGGAAGAGGGCAGAAAAATGCTGGGCAAGGGGGACAGACGATATGTGGATATGATACTGGACCCTATGGAAGTAAGAATGCTTTTATTTACTTCAGGCACAACCGATGTCCCAAAAGCAGTTATGCTCTGTCATAAAAATATTGTGAGCAACGTTCAGGACATCAGCCGAATAGTAAAGCTTAAAGAAGATGACAGGGCACTGTCCATATTACCCATACATCATACCTTTGAATCTTCTGTAGGCATAATGGTTGTATTGTTTCAGGGAGGCTCTGTTGCTTTTTACGAGGGATTGAAATATGTAGTTAAGAATCTGGCAGAAGCGCAGGCAACTTTGCTGGTAGGCGTACCGCTGATTTTTGAATCTATGTACAATAAGATATGGAAACAGGCAGAAAAGTCTGATATGACAAAAGCCTTAAATATGGCAGTAAAACTTCATAAAACCTTGAAAAAAGTCGGGATTGATGCCCGCAAAAAGATTTTTAAATCGGTTTATTCAAATTTTGGGGGCAGGTTAAGAATGATTGTTACGGGAGCAGCTGCCATAAGTCCAAATGTTGTCAGAGGTTTTCAGGATCTTGGTATAGAGATTGTTATGGGATATGGGCTGACGGAAGCAGCTCCACTGGTTTCAGGAACCCCGGATTTTACTGACCGTTATGGGAAAGCGGGATCTGTTGGACAGGTAGTTCCCAGTGGACAGCTACAGATTATAGATAAAAATGAAGATGGCATCGGTGAAATCATTTTCAAGGGACCCAATGTTATGCTGGGTTATTATAATATGCCGGAAAAAACAGCAGAAGTCTTAAAGGATGGGTGGTTCCATACAGGTGATTTAGGTTTTGTAGACGAAAATGGATGTCTCTACCTAACAGGAAGAAAAAAGAATGTTATCGTAACCAAGACTGGTAAAAATATTTATCCGGAGGAGATAGAAGAGTATCTGACCAAAATACCTTATATAGAAGAATGTATGGTATATGGCACAGACAATGATGAAACGGGTGAAACTATTGTAAGCGTTCAGATAAGACCAGCCTATGAGACAATAAATGACGATTTTGGATGCAGTGACGATCAGGACGAAGTATATAAGCTTTTAAAAGGCAAAATTGCAGATTTGAACCAGACACTGCCAAATTATAAGAGAATAAGGCATATTGTAATCCGAAATGCCGAATTTGTAAAAACAACTACTCATAAGATAAAGAGACAGGAAAATGTCATAGAGTAA
- a CDS encoding queuosine precursor transporter encodes MNNEILLITTLIVLYSVVLIWYRLFGRTGLLCWIVFATIAANIEVLILVDAFGIEQTLGNVMFATTFMVTDILSETEGKKVAKKAVNIGILTSITFIAVSQAWLMYTPSVNDWAFPSIKAIFSNTPRLMFVSLGVYAIVQRFDVWAYNKVWAATNKICNDTKKYLWLRNNASTLLSQLLNTVLFSLGAFWGTYPLHTLISIILSSYVIFVVTSIADTPFVYAARKMSYTIKAKQPF; translated from the coding sequence ATGAATAACGAGATTTTATTAATTACTACTTTGATTGTATTATATTCCGTCGTACTTATATGGTACCGGCTCTTTGGCAGAACTGGACTTTTATGCTGGATTGTATTCGCAACTATTGCGGCGAACATCGAGGTGCTTATTCTGGTGGATGCTTTCGGTATCGAACAGACACTGGGAAACGTAATGTTTGCAACAACCTTTATGGTAACAGATATTCTCAGTGAAACAGAAGGGAAAAAAGTAGCTAAAAAGGCTGTAAATATCGGTATTCTTACCTCTATAACTTTTATAGCAGTAAGCCAGGCCTGGCTTATGTATACGCCTTCTGTCAATGACTGGGCATTTCCCAGCATTAAGGCCATTTTCTCAAATACCCCAAGACTTATGTTTGTGAGCCTGGGAGTATATGCCATCGTTCAGCGTTTTGACGTGTGGGCATATAACAAGGTATGGGCTGCAACAAACAAGATATGTAATGATACTAAAAAGTACCTGTGGCTCAGAAATAATGCGTCTACCTTACTTTCACAACTGCTGAATACGGTGCTTTTCTCTCTGGGTGCCTTCTGGGGCACCTACCCCCTTCATACGCTGATCAGTATCATACTGTCCAGTTATGTTATATTTGTAGTAACATCAATTGCCGATACACCTTTTGTATATGCTGCCCGCAAAATGAGCTATACTATAAAAGCCAAACAACCTTTCTAA
- a CDS encoding radical SAM protein, translated as MSDTTQLIRYSVITEKNPREIVLLRGNGCKWRRCCFCDYHLDFDLNPQLNFQLNSAVLDQVTGQFKHLEVINSGSFSDLDKDTMNQIKNICVNKGITHLYFECHWMDRHHIQALKNEFQSLGVNVQIKGGVETFDMEYRESVFSKGIDTDNPLEIAAYYDQICLLFGVAGQTLSSMEQDLETGLKYFNRVCINIMVENSTKIKPDQQVISIFMDKIYPKYINNPRVDILINNTDFGVGGKNE; from the coding sequence ATGTCAGACACAACTCAACTTATCAGATACTCCGTCATCACGGAAAAGAATCCCAGAGAGATAGTACTGCTTCGTGGAAATGGCTGTAAATGGCGCCGCTGCTGCTTTTGTGACTATCATCTTGATTTTGATTTAAATCCTCAGTTAAATTTCCAGCTGAATTCAGCAGTTCTGGACCAGGTTACTGGACAGTTCAAACACCTTGAAGTTATAAATTCCGGCAGTTTTTCTGACTTGGATAAGGATACCATGAACCAGATAAAAAATATCTGTGTAAACAAAGGAATAACACATCTTTATTTTGAGTGCCATTGGATGGACAGGCATCATATACAGGCTCTTAAAAATGAGTTTCAATCTTTAGGTGTAAATGTCCAGATAAAAGGTGGGGTGGAAACCTTTGACATGGAATACCGGGAATCCGTTTTCAGTAAAGGCATTGATACGGATAATCCTCTGGAAATTGCTGCATATTATGACCAGATATGCCTCTTATTTGGTGTAGCTGGACAGACACTGTCTTCTATGGAACAGGATCTGGAAACCGGTCTGAAATACTTTAACCGTGTATGCATTAACATAATGGTAGAAAACAGTACAAAAATTAAACCTGACCAACAGGTTATCTCTATTTTCATGGATAAAATTTATCCAAAATACATTAACAATCCCAGAGTGGATATTCTTATAAACAATACCGATTTTGGCGTAGGAGGGAAAAATGAATAA
- the speE gene encoding polyamine aminopropyltransferase, with the protein MPPCTCSKSKYKKVLIIGGGDGGTAREVARYHHIEAIDMVEIDGAVVEACKKYMPSTASVLSDEPRLNLIIGDGLKFVEESADNTYDLILVDSTDPAGPGEGLFTVKFYENCYRALKEDGILINQHECAFHALDAEQMQKAHSKIKKVFPIAKVYGFNIPTYATGYWYFGFASKKYDPIADLKAAKWEEFGLKTKYYNTDIHTGAFALPNYVKEVLAKA; encoded by the coding sequence TTGCCACCCTGCACTTGCAGTAAATCCAAATATAAAAAAGTATTAATTATCGGTGGCGGCGATGGAGGTACTGCCAGAGAAGTGGCCAGATACCACCATATTGAAGCTATTGACATGGTTGAGATAGATGGTGCTGTGGTAGAAGCCTGTAAAAAGTATATGCCTTCCACCGCTTCTGTTCTCTCTGATGAGCCAAGACTAAACCTGATTATTGGTGATGGTCTTAAATTTGTGGAGGAATCAGCTGATAACACTTATGATTTGATATTAGTTGACTCTACAGATCCTGCCGGCCCTGGTGAAGGCCTTTTTACGGTTAAATTCTATGAGAACTGCTACCGTGCATTAAAAGAAGACGGCATCTTAATTAACCAGCATGAATGTGCATTCCATGCTCTTGATGCAGAACAAATGCAAAAGGCACACAGCAAAATAAAAAAAGTATTCCCTATTGCAAAAGTTTATGGATTTAATATCCCAACGTATGCAACGGGCTATTGGTACTTCGGGTTTGCTTCAAAAAAATATGACCCTATTGCAGATTTAAAAGCTGCAAAATGGGAAGAATTCGGTTTGAAAACTAAATATTATAATACCGATATCCATACAGGTGCTTTCGCTCTTCCAAACTATGTTAAGGAAGTTTTAGCTAAAGCCTAG
- a CDS encoding class I SAM-dependent methyltransferase: protein MMHEMADLWFNEHHVLNSVKFGLNIQEILHTEKTPFQQLEMYRNDTFGVFMTLDGFIQVTEKDEFVYHDMICHPALAVNPNIKKY, encoded by the coding sequence ATGATGCATGAAATGGCAGACCTATGGTTCAATGAACACCATGTTTTAAATTCCGTTAAATTTGGATTAAATATACAGGAAATTCTTCATACAGAAAAAACACCTTTTCAACAGCTGGAGATGTATAGAAATGACACCTTTGGAGTATTTATGACTTTAGACGGTTTTATTCAGGTTACAGAAAAAGATGAATTTGTATATCATGATATGATTTGCCACCCTGCACTTGCAGTAAATCCAAATATAAAAAAGTATTAA